Within Montipora foliosa isolate CH-2021 chromosome 3, ASM3666993v2, whole genome shotgun sequence, the genomic segment AGAAGATTTTTCAGAGGAGCTGCATAATTGTCTTCATCAAATCTCAATTCATGATATAGGACTCAAGCTTACATTAGGCAAGGTAAACAGAAAATTTGACGACTGCATGTGATACActttatttccttgatcctgaaacagATAAGGATTTTGATAGTTCGCAGGCATTTTGTTCattcatcctgcgtaaatatAAAGTATCTTTTACCAGTGAACGAAAAGCTTACTTCTGTCCAGTCCAAACTTTTCATTGACAATAagcgctgccaaagttttgCTAAATCccgaatcttttgcttttagtgaatTATGGAAACGCTTATTCATAGTGGCTTCAGCTCACGCGTAAATATattgaatttcccttgatggatTTTGTCCAAGATTTTCATTCAAGTCAGCTGCTGTCATTGCCATAGAATTtacctcaaccacttacttgaACGGGTATCATGCATTGTAATGGggaaatcacgatgatacttGAGAAGactgttttgtttactttccgcacatcatgacaaacatctgaaaaattacacttttttcaaatcctgtTGGCAAAATGGCCATTACATCTTGGATACAGTCAAAaagatggcgcattgacagttcttgttccGTTTTCAATGTAAAACTGAGACACCCGATTCGCTCTTCAACACTtgattcaaaaccttccacatcttcgGCTATTGTCTTTGTCATGCTAAAACTAACAAGTAATATTTTGCTAAAAAATTGTTTTGGGAGCTAGAGCTTCTTTCGAACAGGAATGCTTGGCATTCTCTACACAGTCATGTTGGTATAACAATAACCAACATGTGCATGTATGAGCTGTATCttgtaacccccccccccccccccccaaatagGCAAGTGTCCTCATCTAGATCTGCCACTTCAAGAGTTTACCAATAAATTTGTGAAATGATAAATTTCAGGTGATTTGATCAAAGTGGCTGTTGTAGTGGATTCTTTAAGCAGGCTGTTGCTATGGAAGTCATCATCAATGGTGTGCACATTACTACATCAGTTATTTTCCAGTTCAGGAGAATTACAAACAGGTGTCAATACAATTTTGTAGCTAGTTAGTAAAATACTCCAAGTGCATCATTTTGGCCTTTCAAGTGTCCATACAAACAGTCATCATTCTCCATACAGAgcattttcacgtgacgtcacggcagccatgttggtgttccaaaacaaagaaatggtggccatgttggtgttccaaactaatcctctgggaattggaatcttttttttctttttcatcaaaTTAGCATCCATTtgagtcacgtgagtgaaaacgctctattagcATTTAGGATTCAAAATGGAATACAATGGTTACCCAAACTTAACCCCAGTCATATAccgtaattattattattattgttgtaagttattattaataatattacatTATTCCAGCCCATTATTCCTGTCCTAGTTGTCTTCAGTACAAATGATGATAGATTGCCATTAATATCTAAGTTCTTTTTCATACATTTAATGTAAGCAGGCTGAAAATGGCATAATTTCATGTATAAGAAACTGGAGACTTGGATAAATCAGGACTTGCAATGAAGCCTTCTTAAATTGGAGGGGGAGAACTCTtgacggatatgaaatcaagaggagctatgatcctcgttcataactgtgaggatcatagcttcacttaatttcatattcgcagttcaaTAACTattatcattttgttcattggTTCATTCATTGCGgtaacatttgaacccacaaatgaccagctcccatcatcagtggcttcatacagTACTCTGTTGGtttgagcattgcaccggcattttgtcacaggttcaaaccctgttgaagtcctgaaatttccaggcttctctatgcaattccTCCCAATTTTGTTCACAAGCgctaggatcatagcttcacgtAAGTGAATATTAATGTAGCTGATGCCATGTTTCATTGACGTATATTTTAAGTTTGTGAGTTTTTACTGGCTTTTTATCTTATTGCAAGGTTATAAAGTTGTTCAAGTTGTTTGCCTGGTGCATTCAGATCTCCATGATGATCACGCTTTAAATTCTGTCAACTTTCTGGCTTCATCCATTGTCTGGCTCACACAGAATGATCAACAAACAGGTGAACATTGAGGacaacataattattttgtcgtttctcatttaacaaattgaattaATATTCAAGTAACCCCTAATAAACTGATTTAACCCTTCCACAtctgagagagagagagagagagagagagagagacttaATATAATTTTTCTCTGCATGGTTAACGCCGGACAGTTTAACTCACCAATTAGGGATGCTTTAGGTGGGAATGGGTGAACACAGTTTTTTCTaacaatttgaaagaaaatatcattattctggcttaaagtgcccctgagataaaaaaaaatcacttcctttttgtcttcagattttgaaagtgtgtttgcttaaaacctgactggcaaaattttgagctttgattattttttatccaaaggccatttactttgagtgtaagttttggagtTCATGGTCCACTATTACTcgcattcaaaactgactgattggacctcagagagtGGGTGCAGTgttcaacaaaaataactaaTATtcacccttccccccccccccccctaagaATTTAACTATACTTGTCAGTAGGGACTGCATGGTTTAGGTTTTATAGGGTTAACACCTAAAAACTTTCTCCTTTTCCTCCAAGTGACACAtgaagattttactttgtctctTTTCTCATAtcttttttaacccattgactactGGGAGTGAggcttacagattttactctgtcaaacacCAGTGAGACgatttcacttgtgattgggtAGCAGTTCAGGAATCAATagggtaaaaacctctacacccactcaaaaactatgtcccctttaattAACAAGCTCTACATCTGCTCAGAATGTTTCCTTTAGCCCATTGCCATTTAAGAGTGAgatttatagattttactctgtccaactccagacgattttactcgttaatgggCCTTCTTAGCGCAgtggccatattggccatagacaatagattttgtaCCCTGATCcttgagttgaaatgtttgggaacaaGTTTtggtggggcaaaacaaaagttttcaatccctcgggactcaacatggcctgTTCGATTCCGTAAACGCTCAGATACCAACACAAGACATCAAATAACTATCTGACTCCAATTAACTCACACAACATAACAATCCAGGTCCTTTTCTTCGGTTTAATGACATCAACAGGAACAACTTTCTACAGATAATTTTCTATTTCTCAATGCACGTGTTTTTACAATCCCATGATCCTTTACGTTACTTAGCAACTATTTCAACATGATTGTCACGCTATTCAAAAACAACTGTCACGGATGTTTCTACGTGTTTTCCTAAACTTAAAAAGTATGCAAATCTTAAATGTTTGTAGATCCTAAATCTTTCGACATGGCCACTGACAGTGTGATAGGACCATGGGGGCAGTTCAGTAGTAAATGGAATAACATCATCTACAATCTACGTCCACTTGACAAAAACTATGTCCTGTTTAAGAAGCTTAGTACATTTTCCTTagaattttacaataaaaaattgacTAAGAACAGAGATGAGCTTAAAAATTGTGGACCACTAGTTGAGTGTGTTAGATACACTGTTACTACTTGTGCTTTAAAGACTATCAAATTATAATGTTACTCTGAATTTGATACATTGTAGATGAACCAGTTACCTGGTGTAAAGTGTTACATAAGCGAAAGACTGGAAAGGTAATCAAAAAGGTAATGCAGGATATTAAagtctattttgatattttttgtcAAATCAAGGCATCAACTAttcttgttattattgttataataatttttgttctCATGCAGGTAGAAAGTTTCAGCATTGGCCCTGATCATAAACTAACAGAACATGAAGAAAGAGACTGGCGTGCCTCCTCATCTGCTATTCACAATGAAACTACAAGAGAGGTAAGTGATTAAAATAGTACGTAAAAGTGCAATGACACTCTCAGTAACGAAAAAGTAAAGGTAAATACCAATAAATTATAAAAACTAATGcagtttttataataatttattccttGTATGCAATTGCTGAGTGATTGCAGTGTGATCAAATAGAGATGCTGTAATGATGCACCAGGAATTAATTCCTACAATCCCTTACAAAGTCCAGCTCCACTTTCATTACACCCTCAATTCTCAATACACCATACATACGTTATTGATTGTGTTAGAAGATTTAGCTGAAAAgctaatattaaataatattgtggacacaacagaaaaaaaagcctttcaacaaatacattaattaaaataatattcatgTGTCTGAATAGTTACAtgtaagcctggttttcacttaGTAGCAACGCAATCACAAGCGCAAGCAAAAGCATGAGAGTGCTTATTTCAcggtgaaaacggggttgacgcaagcataagggCAGGCTcaaggatcaaaatttttccttgtgcttgtgcttatgcttgcattCGCTTgcgtaaaaacaaaacacagcatgagcacaaggaaatttgtctGGTCTGGCCAATTGAAGTACTCGCTCTAGATTCCCTACTTCTGAACACATGACCAAAGTGGCAGTTGCTGTGGTTGATTTTTTCTGATTATGTCAACGcttgttttcactagcataagctgctTGTGCTTGTGCCTGCATCACTAGTGAAATCCAGGCGTTATGtacaataaaatattaaaaattgaCATTAATGAATAATTTTATCACATGCATATAAATTTCATTAAGGAATGTCTATTATGTAGCACAAgcattgcatttgcatgatccATCGAAAAGGTTCATAATATTCCCTTACGGCTTTCTTGATGGCTTGAAGACCATTTTTTCCTATGAATATCTTGACTTGTTATATATCTagcctttcactcaacaaaacgagcactgtgattggttggttcttggtcacgtgcccctgatcaaattcaaatgtatcctgaTGAGGATACAATTccacagttgttgcccgctctggatgttttgctgcgattgttgacggaaaagtctaaatatacaacaaagcacttaattaatgtctggtcccttgggaaactacttagttttgttttccctcaagTCCTGGTGTTTCCTGAGACTTTGCACTACtacttagttttgttttcccttgagACCTGTTTTCCCTGAGACAAACATCCAGAGCTCAGGATGAGCTTGTCTCAGGAAACATCagggactctcgggaaaacaaaactaactgtttccctctggaccatacattaagtgtatattatTTTCCCCCACAAATGGGAACACTATGCTTTAGGTCACTTTCTCCTGTGATTTGCTAAATATTTATAAGCCTTGTATTTCTCTTGTGGCATCAAAAAggagaaattgtgcaaacatCATGCTTAAGCAAACTATGTTGTGAGCCATTGGGTTcctccttttaagatccttaaAAATAATAGTTGTAACTATGACTGGTTCGAGGAATTAAAAGTGTAATGATTCAAGTTCCTTAATTTAGACAACAACACATTTCCATCCTTTTTGGGTTAAGGCCGTAACTTTTGGGATTGAAATTAGTTGCAATTAGAATTTCCTGGCTGAAAAAGTGAAGGAAAGACAGGAGCTGAAACCTGCACCCAAACATTAATCCATTGACCTCTCAGACGGCCTTGGGCCCCCCCAGTTGAagaaaaatcatctggcattagagtaaaaCCTGTCAAGTCTCCCTTCCAGGAATCAATGTGGTAAAAAAGCCTGAACCAAACATTGCTTGAAACTAATAGTAGTTAGCATTTTTGTTTATCCACATTATGAGTTCCAGACTCAGTCATATGTGATAACCATTACCTCCTGGAGAAAAAAAGATTAGGGCATTCCAATGTCTGGTAATAATCCTGAATTTAGGCATTAAAAGGACATCATGTTTACAAGCAGACAAAATACAAGACCCTTTATTGAAACAGTGGCTTAATAATCGGCAGCTCTCCAATATCGGACACGCAATCAGAAGAAATGAAGGTGACCTGAAAGGTTTTTCGACAATATAATTTGTCTTATCATACACTTAACCCACTTggtaaagtacatgtacagagggtgacacaaaacaaacaactaaTTGCAATTATAATGTTTCCAAGTATTTGGAAATCTTAGGATGTCATGCTGAATGCTAGTGAAGTAAGAAATGCTGCAAGGGACCATTGAATGATCAAGAGTTAAAACTTCCTCTCCTTTCTCCTTGATAGCAAGAGAAAGAGCTGgccaagagagagagagagatactGTCTACAGCTGACAGTCTCACATACAGTAGTTTGATCCATTAACATAGCTATAAACAAGAGCAATGCGTGCATCTATCTTGAATTTATTGTGTTTAAGCTCACAAATTCCTCTAAGGTCATGTCCATTCAGGAATGTTTTCAACCTGCTACTCCAAATGAACCCAGGGTTATTAGCTGAAACAGGTGATCAGCCAACTCAACTACACTGTTGAacactttttttatttctgattagCATCATCATCTTTGCAACATGGTGCTGAGACACCAATTATTATAGTGATTAGCAGAACACAAAAATCCACAAACACAAACAACCTAGACCTTAACAGTTAAGGCAATCTGATTTGCACATTCCTTGCTACAGGACTTATCTTTGGCTAATTTCTGGGTTTTTTTCTCCCAGCAGGTTGATCCTACTCAGAACCTCACATTTAATCTGAAACTGACTGATAATGAGAGACAAGCTCGTTCCAACCTAAAACTCCCATACATGTACCATGAAGAGAAGACAAGTGAAGTAACAGTAAACTGCCCAGGGGAGGGGAGAGTATTTTACCAGCCTGATGAAGCCGATGACTTTGATGATGAAGATCCAGATGATGACTTAGACATATGAAGCAGGACATATGAAGCAGGATTCTTGCCTTATTTGAAACCTCTAGGAGAACTCTTACACTACAATTCCTTGAACCACCTCAATACAAAACACCCATAGTTCCCAAGActctttcaaaattttgctcCCTCATTTGGAAGAAGACAAAGGAAACCACTGAGAAAATCTACTACAACTACATGGGTCATGAAAAGGGCTTTGCAGTGCACTTGTATAAAAGAAAATGCATTTTATCTCCACTTAAACTTGTGAACTGTTTacctacaataaaattcactGACATTGACAGTATAAAAGATTTTCCCTGACTGTGGCAACCCTGAACTAATTCCTTGAATTAAAAAGGTTTTGTCTTTTCCATTGAGTTAAAAGTGTTTACAATCTTTGTTTCCTTAGTGCAAAGAAGGGTCAAAGATTTGGATGTGTCGGGTACAGTGTGCTGTGTGTTGACTAAACAGCAACACAGCTGGTTTGGATCTCACAGTCTTGAACTAAAATAATCATTATGGGTTTCCCTTCTTTCTGGCTCTCATAAAAAATGTACATCTTTTAATATAGAGCAAAACGTAAAGCAATGAATAGTATGTGGAGATATTTATACCAGATGTTGGTGGCCAAACATGTGATCTTAATCAAAATTCTTTGTCtttattttcaaacaattcAAGCACAtataaaaaaaaggtaaaagaactaaGAGGAAGAATGTTGCACCTATTGTCATATGCTTCTCCGTCTTCTTGTTCGTCTCCATAAATATATGAACAGCAGAGCACACAAAGAAAGTATTAAAACCCAAAACTTAACATGGAAATCAACACATGATGCAGTTGAAACACTTGCACTGTTTGGAAGTGTTTTAAGTTTATGAATGTAATACAGTTGATCTGGGGTGAGTGAATCACCAATTCCAACAAGCATTTGCAACTCACAGGTGCTGATGAAATAATCAATCAAAAAAGGCATGTgagtattttgaaaaaaatatggtaTATGGACTGGCTTCACTCCAAGCTGGTGGGCCAAAATGCCGACATAAGCATCGTCTGGTCCAATTCTCCCAATCTGTCTTGACAGATGCACCATTTTTGGAATTAATTTCCACGACAGGACAAACATGGAACCCTTGCAAAACACGGGGTAGCGATCCAAAGCAAGATCACTGGGGCTGACATAATGTTTGTGCGATTTTTTTCTGACAACGGCCGTGTCGTAGGTAACGCCTCCATATAACGATTCTTTTTCGCCTTGACCTTGCAACCATGTAACCAGCTTAGCAATATCCACATAAACATcatcatctgttttcaagaCATAATTGCATTTGATCTTCGTAGCCCAGTAAAATGCCATGAGAAGTTTCGTTGAGATATTTCTATAACTGTCCTCGTAATCGCCAATAAGCAAGTCGCCATATTTCTGTTCCTCCTCCTTGATAACTAGATTCATTTCACTTGTCACTCCTTTGCCCATcataaatacaattttaaatgtGGCATCGTTAGGTAGATGAGCTCCGTTGGAATTTGCCCACGTATTGCGAATCATGTATCTCCTTTCTGCGTTTATTCGCTCGTTTGGGGATGAAGAAACGATTATTAAAAGGAACAGGTTTTGTAGGCGGACCAGTGGTTGTATCACAGGCGAAATAATTGGTAACCCTTCATACTTCCTAAGATCAGGTACTTCTTGAGTTCCAGTGAAATAAAAACTTGTGATAAAGTAAACGAACACTAAAATATTAATCCCAGCCAACAACAACCATCGGCGTTCTTGGTATCGCTTTCCCATGGTTACCGGTAAGTCGCGGGATTTTCACGGTTGAAGCTGGAGTGCCCGGGAGCGACTTCACCAGTTACCACCGGTAAGACGCGGGCAACTGGTTAACCTTGCTCAATCACGGTTACGGGTTAGAGACCCATTCAAGCCTAGAGGTTTTTTAGAGGTTTTCTTTGCAATATATTATTCACGTTTGTTCTTAACTGCGATTATCTGCAACTGTCATGTTCATCCGTATGCTTTCAGATTGGTTTCCATGTGTAATCTAAGCCtctgatgtcgctttgtcgcTCATTCAGTCCAGCCCACCTGTCGTCTATTTGGCTAGAGATAAATGTCGCTACAAATGTTCCCTAAAcgtgcttaatttttgcgtcctGTAAATTTGTATcgataatcaaatggtgacgagtgaaattagggaatataaAGGTTCaggaaattatttcattttggacaaaacgcgcgtgaaattattccctaatttcatcGGTAGACTATTCTATTAGCTATTAAATATCATGgatgacaaattacgttcataagacgccactgtaggaaaagttgccatagCAGCATTGTAATTTCACGCCAAAAATAAGGAGTAATTTGACACCCATGTTATTAAAAAAGTAAGCGCCCGTAAAAACTGCCTTGTTTTTAATACAACTTCAAACACTTTAATTTCTAATAACTGTAATGACTagatagcctcccacgcagactctcttcatcacgcgttcctcccccacgagcGTCTCCTGAAACGAgccacacattcctttccctttgttaagaAATCACGTGCGGGTTACTTATGAACCAATCAGCGCTGTGTAGATCTCCCCTGGGAGCGTCAATGCGTCAACTTCTTCTGAATGGGACCCTTTTAAAATATTCCACAGACAGAAAcattatgaattttgtttcctcggtgggTTATGCATTTGCACCCTCGCGAGTCAAAATGTGAGTGCTTAGTTAGGGTATGGTGTCGTTTTATCTACTAGCAAAACTGAAGGCGccatggaaatatataaatacgaatacaaatatatattaaaGTTGAACTGCACGAGAACCGTTACCTTCAAGCGCAATGAACACCACTTGGATAGCagcgaaaagaaagcttgaaaaaaaacatCCATTACTTTTAAGCGAAAAATTTTCAGACTGTTTTTGGCGATGGTCGTCTCTAACGAttgatttaatgtttttgtattGTGAACCGATCGTTCGTGCTCagtgtttcttcgatttgaaaaataaagcaaaccttaAATCAGTTGAACCGAAGGACTACAAGAAATGGGGTTATTCAAACGAAACAgcgcggaaagaaatgtaaGTATGATATCAATCCCAAGCGAACGCCACGAATAGGTTTGAAGCGCACAGGAGCAAAAGGTTTCAATCATTCGAATTCTACAGTACTGATTCTGTGATCTAAGCCAAAGCATAAAATTTAtacgctccagtttctctttgataagaatttaagtcATCCCAATACACGAAGCCTatcttggggtgcagggatagcgcagtggtgagagaactcgcctcccaccaatgtggcccgggttcgattcccggactcggcgtcatatatgtgggttgagtttgttggttctctactctgcaccgagaggtttcctccgggtactccggtttcccctctcctcaaaaaccaacatttgacttgatttactttcattgaccatttcaatttacagtgtccgcaattagcgctccagcgctagaacgactagacacttaaataaagttcctctcctttcctttcttgCAGTTTTCTCAGGGTCTAAAGTGCACTTCCTGTTTCagtacatctttaaacaaaatatacccttatgtaGCTCAAGAATGGACCGCCAGTTGTATAAATAAGACtggtggtgaaaaataaatatctggaatcttacaACCgaggagtaatggacttcgacatcaactatcgcccgtcgagccgaaatccaAGTGacttgtatttctaatattttaccaagtgtactgttatgtagaacactgaaaccaaatggaaaattctctggtaacttaggggttcaacaaagacagagaagatatcaaacaccttaagtggatctgagATCTCTGTTCCGCTGCACAGTCCTCAGGTGAAAAAGATTATTGGAAATGTAACAACCAAGAAGTTTTTGAACGAAagattgcctctaatagcaaatatgttgtttgtttcaaaaaatatttctctgGAAAAGGTgacctttatgaattcatcgtGTTTTGTAATATaagagcttaactggatagtttttatggcaatagtaagcattttcgtgtcaaaacgAGGTTAgagtctttcttttgttttaacttaattaaatataccatgcctcgtgagtttgtatttatCGTCTGCAGTAAACTTGATtttcactctcaaaattacctccagaacctactttaaTAAACAATGATTTAGATAAACTTATACaggcaaaaactaacgataaaaaattccgacgtttcggagacatcttggcgccattgtcaagggaatctaaatttaaatatgcgatctcaagagtaactaattaacaattattcgccgaaggcgaagtgattatcggtgaatattcaccgagacgaagtcgaggtgaatattcacccataatcactgagcctgaggcgaataattgttttagtataaatacacaggtgattatttcaaaaaagagagaaaaagaacatttcaacgcgaaatcatcttcaacttacagaggcaaaacgactactggcagccattttgtccgtcgaggtgattatcggctgataatccgagatagcgagccaatgagagtgtgcgattttgtataatcacctgtgtattaatactaatgcaaattaatgactTTGGACTCTAAGTTACTCTTGAGATCGCCTATTTCATTTAGTTTCTCCTGACATTGGCGTCAatatgtcgccgaaacgtcggacttTTTTGTCGTTAGTTTTTGCCTGTATATGTttaacctactttttgcgtagaataagcttttagaatgatgttcttgtcttctgtgcgGATACTTGatgattcgggaacattttgcggaaaaatatttataacgggtcacacgcgcaacttgatcgacCGAACTTGCCCGATTTTGCCCGATTattccacttggccttttgacatcccattgaaaaaactTATAAAATAttgagggggacattggggtgtattagaaaccgcaaaaccgaagaaaaaaatcatacaaaaccggaaaaccgaaaaccgcatacaaaaccgtcaaaaacccgatacaatggtgacaagtgcgGCATACAGACCAAACTAcgctaacactttatttcatcaaagtatttgtgaatgtcataGACTTGTCTAACGCGGTCATTTCGTAGTATCTGCTAAAATtataggctttatttctgccgctctctcgagcccggactttgtgggctcattttccgtaaagcagctggtaatggagccaaggtaacttatgagaatttgcacacaagtCCTCTCTAAAAGTTCAATTTTGCAGTcgcaaaaagctatagctctggAAACCTCCAAtaaaactctctaattgaacatttctatttgataacAACACTTGCAacacaagaaaaaacaacatATGCAAACTCAGCAGCATCTCAAGTGGTCAAAAAAGCCCCTTGGGGACGTGAaataaacgtatgtatgtatgtatgtatgtatgtcaaTATAGTACCCTTAGATAGAGCATTAGACACTAATTAGAGCAGTAGAgtattgtaaaaccaaaaccaaagtaattactttggccaatcaaaagggacggagacaatccagtaaaccaatcaaaactcgaactaatttacacgtagccgacacaaaagcacgggaaaatgtgcacacagGAACCACGATTGgtcttggtttcacttctgattggttgaaaaagtggcgcaagaactttgaaccaatcactgagtgaagtaatgcaaaaccaaagcaattattcgctaattactttcaacactcaattgaaaaccgttttATCAATGAGGTAATGTGTCTTCATATGTTGCTTGAGCAACGGACTAAAATACAGTGTAATGTTAGTAAACAGACTCCATTACCTTGGTAGATGTATATACATGAAAAGCAATCCGTGATTTGTATCCCCAATAAATCATATTATTATCATAAATATTGCAACTAAATTTCTACCAGATGTTGGTGGCCAAACATGTGATCTTAATCAAAATTCTTTGTCtttattttcaaacaattcaagcacatgtaaaaaaaaaaagaggtaaaAGAACTAAGAGGAAGAATGTTGCACCTGTTGTCATATGCTTCTCCGTCTTCTTGTTCGTCTCCATAAAAATATGAACAGCAGTGCACACAAAGAAAGTATTAAAGCCCAAAACTTAACATGGAAATCAACACATGATGCAGTTGAAACACTTGCACTGTTTGGAAGTGTTTTAAGTTTATGAATGTCAGGGGCGGttccagcattttttgaaagtggggaccgaacaagaatactaatcagcgcgttagcgcgcctcagtagcgccttaggcgctactttctaggggggtctgggggcatgccccccccagaaaatttgaaaatttgggtactcttacatgcactctggtgcaatatctggaacgtaatgtatcaggattccatattgaataaacttataagttatggttataattatgcatggtttttgactcttcgctTCAAAGCCACAAAATATATATGATTATGTATATAGGCATTAAGactttacgttgttacagtctctgtaagataggctgactgtagacaagtatttcgcatccagtcttcttcctcat encodes:
- the LOC137998030 gene encoding elongator complex protein 5-like isoform X5, which gives rise to MEPREFINLFDLTTRNRFEKKIHCYDGFKDPLGWDITREDCCDQITTIHRNSHLAQVVKSNLTSYCTRTKTGDLIKVAVVVDSLSRLLLWKSSSMVCTLLHQLFSSSGELQTGYKVVQVVCLVHSDLHDDHALNSVNFLASSIVWLTQNDQQTDEPVTWCKVLHKRKTGKVIKKVESFSIGPDHKLTEHEERDWRASSSAIHNETTREQVDPTQNLTFNLKLTDNERQARSNLKLPYMYHEEKTSEVTVNCPGEGRVFYQPDEADDFDDEDPDDDLDI
- the LOC137998030 gene encoding elongator complex protein 5-like isoform X4, giving the protein MFLRDIITGKEKSHLIVVHDSIKLDGRPLLRCFVKTLLESADVIHAILWDMEPREFINLFDLTTRNRIHCYDGFKDPLGWDITREDCCDQITTIHRNSHLAQVVKSNLTSYCTRTKTGDLIKVAVVVDSLSRLLLWKSSSMVCTLLHQLFSSSGELQTGYKVVQVVCLVHSDLHDDHALNSVNFLASSIVWLTQNDQQTDEPVTWCKVLHKRKTGKVIKKVESFSIGPDHKLTEHEERDWRASSSAIHNETTREVDPTQNLTFNLKLTDNERQARSNLKLPYMYHEEKTSEVTVNCPGEGRVFYQPDEADDFDDEDPDDDLDI
- the LOC137998030 gene encoding elongator complex protein 5-like isoform X2, which translates into the protein MFLRDIITGKEKSHLIVVHDSIKLDGRPLLRCFVKTLLESADVIHAILWDMEPREFINLFDLTTRNRFEKKIHCYDGFKDPLGWDITREDCCDQITTIHRNSHLAQVVKSNLTSYCTRTKTGDLIKVAVVVDSLSRLLLWKSSSMVCTLLHQLFSSSGELQTGYKVVQVVCLVHSDLHDDHALNSVNFLASSIVWLTQNDQQTDEPVTWCKVLHKRKTGKVIKKVESFSIGPDHKLTEHEERDWRASSSAIHNETTREVDPTQNLTFNLKLTDNERQARSNLKLPYMYHEEKTSEVTVNCPGEGRVFYQPDEADDFDDEDPDDDLDI
- the LOC137998030 gene encoding elongator complex protein 5-like isoform X3, which codes for MFLRDIITGKEKSHLIVVHDSIKLDGRPLLRCFVKTLLESADVIHAILWDMEPREFINLFDLTTRNRIHCYDGFKDPLGWDITREDCCDQITTIHRNSHLAQVVKSNLTSYCTRTKTGDLIKVAVVVDSLSRLLLWKSSSMVCTLLHQLFSSSGELQTGYKVVQVVCLVHSDLHDDHALNSVNFLASSIVWLTQNDQQTDEPVTWCKVLHKRKTGKVIKKVESFSIGPDHKLTEHEERDWRASSSAIHNETTREQVDPTQNLTFNLKLTDNERQARSNLKLPYMYHEEKTSEVTVNCPGEGRVFYQPDEADDFDDEDPDDDLDI
- the LOC137998030 gene encoding elongator complex protein 5-like isoform X6; this encodes MEPREFINLFDLTTRNRIHCYDGFKDPLGWDITREDCCDQITTIHRNSHLAQVVKSNLTSYCTRTKTGDLIKVAVVVDSLSRLLLWKSSSMVCTLLHQLFSSSGELQTGYKVVQVVCLVHSDLHDDHALNSVNFLASSIVWLTQNDQQTDEPVTWCKVLHKRKTGKVIKKVESFSIGPDHKLTEHEERDWRASSSAIHNETTREQVDPTQNLTFNLKLTDNERQARSNLKLPYMYHEEKTSEVTVNCPGEGRVFYQPDEADDFDDEDPDDDLDI
- the LOC137998030 gene encoding elongator complex protein 5-like isoform X1, producing the protein MFLRDIITGKEKSHLIVVHDSIKLDGRPLLRCFVKTLLESADVIHAILWDMEPREFINLFDLTTRNRFEKKIHCYDGFKDPLGWDITREDCCDQITTIHRNSHLAQVVKSNLTSYCTRTKTGDLIKVAVVVDSLSRLLLWKSSSMVCTLLHQLFSSSGELQTGYKVVQVVCLVHSDLHDDHALNSVNFLASSIVWLTQNDQQTDEPVTWCKVLHKRKTGKVIKKVESFSIGPDHKLTEHEERDWRASSSAIHNETTREQVDPTQNLTFNLKLTDNERQARSNLKLPYMYHEEKTSEVTVNCPGEGRVFYQPDEADDFDDEDPDDDLDI